From a region of the Xyrauchen texanus isolate HMW12.3.18 chromosome 47, RBS_HiC_50CHRs, whole genome shotgun sequence genome:
- the depdc4 gene encoding DEP domain-containing protein 4 produces MAVDLTPRFRRLNSQTAFRENKQLSGFSGPFRATQLWKNIIEALQTQVELRPRRQHLRIHQDCFTGSDAVDVVLSHLMQNIYFCSSEVSRLKAARLCQALMESRVFEPIGMKLFRRENEMTFEDSSCSLYRFLDGCDVPGSTQKRYSDIENQTREKHTGKKSTLKFGEMQTISNPLVLGSSDRRVERLLKNINLHPSLPSDLNRAAFSNSFLTKKVVQDVWRQQALLQLLQVVEIPMLDCILSSHAKPEPLRSSLRNHGGLVISNTCVDREVSESLNLPELDSWLIAAVDCLELFPDQLIVVASEQLIQQKEAVGEEKLKAHKRLLFDTIAKYYSSPERPPLLSGSYTDIQAEILHLLDCGSQDALKASQLCLQLLESPCRDELRRLLGFMAAAADNEAFRLHKQIENRSLVSRTFVKSVIQSKEMTRVQGEQLLLFLMDNCTQLFKTPSSLIEGVRKTLQTLQQGRDLDNIALFTFCQQVSLQQYEENRDKATLDSLKQLLQHITHSDSLSVKQKRRLTKQFQKHHPGVFLQHFFTTF; encoded by the exons ATGGCGGTGGATTTGACTCCGCGGTTCAGAAGACTGAACAGTCAAACAGctttcagagaaaataaacaacTGTCAG GTTTCTCTGGTCCATTCAGAGCGACCCAGCTGTGGAAGAACATCATTGAGGCTCTGCAGACGCAGGTGGAGCTCAGACCACGCAGACAGCACCTGCGCATACATCAAGATTGTTTCACCGGCTCTGATGCTGTGGATGTTGTTCTGAGCCACCTCATGCAGAACATCTACTTCTGCTCCAGCGAAGTATCCCGTCTCAAAGCTGCCAGACTCTGCCAGGCCTTGATGGAGTCCAGAGTGTTCGAACCCATCGGTATGAAGCTCTTCAGACGAGAGAATGAGATGACCTTTGAGGATTCAAGCTGCAGCCTTTATCGCTTCCTGGATGGCTGTGATGTCCCTGGATCGACCCAGAAAAGATACAGTGACATCGAAAACCAGACTCGTGAGAAACATACTGGAAAGAAGAGCACTTTAAA GTTTGGAGAAATGCAGACCATCTCCAACCCGTTGGTTCTTGGATCATCAGACAGAAGAGTGGAGAGACTACTGAAGAATATAAACCTTCACCCATCTCTGCCCTCTGATCTAAATCGTGCTGCATTTTCCAACAGTTTTCTGACAAAAAAAG TTGTTCAGGACGTTTGGAGGCAGCAGGCGTTACTCCAGTTGTTGCAGGTCGTGGAGATCCCCATGCTGGACTGTATTCTGTCCTCACATGCCAAACCTGAGCCCCTGCGCTCATCACTGCGTAACCATGGCGGCCTGGTCATCTCCAACACCTGTGTTGATCGAGAAGTGTCCGAGAGTCTCAACCTGCCTGA GTTGGATTCTTGGCTGATAGCGGCAGTGGATTGTCTTGAGCTGTTTCCAGATCAGCTAATTGTGGTGGCCAGCGAGCAGCTCATCCAGCAGAAAGAAGCAGTGGGGGAAGAAAAGTTAAAGGCGCACAAGAGACTGCTGTTTGACACAATTGCCAAGTACTACAGCAGCCCGGAAAGACCACCACTGCTGTCTGGAAGCTACACTGATATCCAGGCTGAAATCCTACATCTTCTGG ACTGTGGTAGTCAGGATGCTCTGAAAGCATCTCAGCTCTGTCTGCAGCTGCTGGAGTCCCCGTGCAGAGACGAGTTACGCAGACTGTTGGGGTTTATGGCAGCCGCTGCAGATAATGAAGCCTTCAGACTGCACAAGCAG ATCGAGAACCGGTCTCTGGTGAGCAGGACGTTTGTAAAGTCTGTGATACAGAGTAAAGAGATGACTCGTGTCCAGGGTGAGCAACTGCTGCTGTTCCTCATGGATAATTGCACACAACTCTTCAAG ACACCTTCGTCGTTGATTGAGGGCGTGAGAAAAACTCTTCAAACTTTGCAGCAAGGCAGGGATCTAGATAATATAGCAC TGTTCACATTCTGCCAGCAGGTGTCTCTCCAGCAGTATGAGGAGAACAGAGATAAGGCCACTCTTGACAGTTTAAAGCAGTTATTGCAGCATATCACTCACAGTGACAGCCTATCTGTCAAACAGAAGAGGCGACTCACCAAACAGTTCCAGAAACATCACCCGGGAGTCTTTCTCCAGCACTTCTTCACGACATTTTAA